A window of Bacteroidales bacterium contains these coding sequences:
- a CDS encoding Fic family protein, with protein MGYYIHQKDNWPNFTWNNDELVNLLSDARNLQGRLIGKMESLGFELRDEALLETLTLDVLKSAEIEGELLNPEQVRSSIAQRLGIEFAGAILSDRNVDGMVDMMIDATRNCFKHLTTERLFDWHAALFPMGRSGIFKITVADWRKDTFGQMQVVSGGAGREKVHFQAPDADLIEMEMNRFIKWFNEENKIDLVIKAAIAHLWFVTIHPFQDGNGRITRALSDMLLAQSDKSTQRFYSMSAQIRVERKEYYEILEKTQKGDLDISEWIKWFLSCLINALKATDNILTRVLLKADFWNRNSKTIINERQKNILNNILDGFEGKLTSKKWAKITNCSKDTAIRDINDLISKDILQKDSAGGRSTNYELKIMK; from the coding sequence ATGGGGTATTATATACATCAGAAAGACAATTGGCCAAATTTCACATGGAATAACGACGAGCTCGTCAATCTGTTAAGTGATGCGAGAAATCTACAAGGACGATTAATAGGGAAAATGGAGTCTCTGGGTTTTGAATTAAGAGATGAAGCTTTACTTGAAACTTTAACTTTGGATGTATTGAAATCTGCAGAGATTGAAGGAGAACTATTAAATCCTGAGCAAGTGCGTTCGTCAATTGCTCAACGATTAGGAATTGAATTCGCTGGTGCAATTCTATCAGATAGGAATGTAGACGGGATGGTTGATATGATGATTGATGCTACCAGAAATTGTTTTAAACATTTAACAACAGAGAGACTCTTTGATTGGCACGCAGCATTATTTCCGATGGGACGAAGTGGGATTTTCAAAATTACTGTTGCTGATTGGAGGAAAGATACATTTGGACAAATGCAAGTTGTATCAGGTGGTGCGGGAAGAGAAAAAGTTCATTTTCAAGCTCCCGATGCTGATTTAATCGAAATGGAAATGAACCGTTTTATAAAATGGTTTAACGAAGAAAATAAAATAGATTTAGTAATAAAAGCTGCAATTGCTCACCTTTGGTTTGTGACAATTCATCCATTTCAAGATGGTAATGGGCGAATTACAAGAGCCTTAAGTGATATGTTATTAGCTCAATCGGATAAGAGTACACAGCGATTTTATAGTATGTCTGCTCAAATTAGAGTAGAAAGAAAAGAATACTACGAGATTCTTGAAAAAACGCAAAAAGGAGACCTTGACATATCCGAATGGATTAAATGGTTTTTAAGCTGTTTAATTAATGCTTTAAAAGCAACCGATAATATTCTTACCCGGGTTTTGTTAAAAGCAGATTTCTGGAATAGAAATTCAAAAACTATAATTAACGAGAGACAAAAGAATATATTAAACAATATACTGGATGGATTCGAAGGTAAATTGACTTCAAAGAAATGGGCTAAGATTACAAATTGTTCAAAAGACACAGCAATTAGGGATATTAATGACTTGATTAGTAAAGATATATTGCAAAAAGATTCAGCAGGAGGAAGAAGTACAAATTATGAATTGAAGATTATGAAATAA
- a CDS encoding SRPBCC domain-containing protein: MKKLQFKVSINAPVTRIYDIMLGISSKSTYEQWTSLFNPTSTYEGSWDKGNKILFIGLDEKGEKGGMVSRIAENIPNRFVSIQHYGLFKADKEITEGPEVEKWANGFENYTFEENNGTDSYRGTTVIVDLDSAEDFVDYMNEAYPQALDKLKELCEE, translated from the coding sequence ATGAAAAAGTTACAATTCAAAGTAAGCATCAATGCACCTGTGACCAGGATTTATGATATTATGCTTGGCATCAGCAGCAAATCAACTTATGAGCAATGGACTTCTTTGTTTAATCCGACATCGACCTATGAAGGAAGTTGGGACAAGGGAAATAAAATACTGTTTATTGGATTAGATGAGAAAGGAGAGAAGGGAGGTATGGTTTCAAGGATAGCTGAAAACATTCCAAACCGATTTGTTTCGATTCAACATTATGGTCTTTTTAAAGCTGACAAGGAAATTACAGAAGGACCAGAAGTGGAAAAATGGGCAAACGGATTTGAAAACTATACCTTCGAAGAAAACAATGGCACCGATAGCTATCGGGGTACAACCGTTATTGTTGACCTGGACAGTGCAGAAGATTTTGTAGATTATATGAACGAGGCCTACCCACAAGCACTCGATAAGTTGAAAGAGCTTTGTGAAGAATAA
- a CDS encoding GNAT family N-acetyltransferase, giving the protein MILETNRLIIRPISHQDKNEIFEYRSDKETNRYQGWIPETIDDVATFIEKTAKKINENETWFQLVIIEKETQKIIGDLGLHFFDHENKQVEIGCTLHKDFQNRGYATESVKRVVDYLFNDLHKHRIIASIDPENKNSIRLVERIGFKKEAHFVESLFINGKWVDDLIYALLEKDWEKLNSQ; this is encoded by the coding sequence ATGATATTAGAAACAAATCGACTAATAATCAGACCAATAAGTCATCAAGATAAAAATGAAATATTTGAATACCGGAGCGACAAGGAGACAAACAGATATCAAGGATGGATTCCCGAAACGATTGATGATGTAGCAACCTTTATTGAAAAGACTGCAAAAAAAATTAATGAAAATGAAACTTGGTTTCAATTAGTCATCATTGAGAAAGAAACTCAAAAAATAATTGGCGATTTAGGCCTCCACTTTTTCGATCATGAAAATAAACAAGTTGAAATAGGATGTACCTTACACAAGGATTTTCAAAATAGAGGATATGCAACAGAATCGGTAAAAAGAGTTGTTGACTATTTATTTAATGATTTACACAAGCATCGGATTATTGCATCAATAGACCCTGAAAATAAAAACTCTATACGGTTGGTGGAAAGAATTGGCTTTAAGAAAGAAGCACACTTCGTTGAAAGTTTATTTATTAATGGAAAGTGGGTCGATGACTTGATATACGCTCTGCTTGAGAAAGATTGGGAAAAACTAAATTCACAATGA
- a CDS encoding ATP-binding protein, with product MKIAITGAHRVGKTTLVEILQETLAGYEFRMEPYYELEEAGYEFAESPNVDDYLEQLEYSAKQISSSDDNVIFDRCPVDLLAYIQAIDETINIRTLYNKVERFISKIDLLVFIPIEEPDLIICQDFDLPELRNRVNEILKESVWTFGIETIEVNGSLLNRRDQVISRITS from the coding sequence ATGAAAATAGCCATCACAGGAGCACATCGGGTAGGTAAAACAACCTTGGTGGAAATACTTCAGGAGACTCTTGCCGGCTATGAATTCAGAATGGAGCCCTATTATGAGTTGGAAGAAGCAGGCTACGAATTTGCAGAAAGTCCCAATGTGGATGATTATTTAGAACAACTTGAGTATTCAGCTAAACAAATTTCCAGCAGTGATGACAATGTAATTTTCGACCGATGTCCCGTTGACCTCCTTGCCTATATTCAGGCCATTGATGAGACAATAAACATTCGGACCCTTTATAATAAAGTTGAACGTTTCATTTCGAAAATCGACCTTCTTGTATTTATCCCGATAGAGGAGCCGGATTTGATAATATGCCAGGATTTTGATTTGCCAGAACTTAGAAACAGGGTTAATGAGATATTAAAAGAAAGTGTCTGGACTTTTGGTATTGAAACTATTGAAGTCAACGGTTCATTATTGAATCGACGGGACCAGGTAATTAGTAGAATTACTTCATGA
- a CDS encoding VOC family protein has product MLTNIIPKLPMRNKTLTKDFYINQLGFNLLGEFNDYLILGRDHLEIHFFEFSELDPKENYGQVYIRTNDIDKLYQSLLDNKTSIHPNGNLQIKPWKQKEFALLDPDNNLLTFGQSL; this is encoded by the coding sequence ATGCTCACGAATATCATCCCGAAACTACCCATGCGAAACAAAACCCTGACAAAGGATTTTTACATAAACCAGTTGGGTTTCAATCTGCTTGGCGAATTCAATGATTATTTAATCCTTGGAAGGGATCATCTTGAAATTCATTTTTTTGAGTTTTCTGAACTTGACCCAAAGGAAAATTATGGACAGGTGTATATCAGGACTAATGATATTGACAAGCTTTATCAATCGTTGCTCGACAATAAAACCAGCATTCATCCAAATGGCAATTTACAAATCAAACCCTGGAAGCAAAAAGAATTTGCCCTTCTGGACCCTGACAATAATTTGCTGACATTTGGACAAAGTTTATAA
- a CDS encoding SRPBCC domain-containing protein: protein MKTFSTSREIPSLPGNIFAAISHPERLAKWWGPAGFTNTFSQFQFITGGKWSFIMHGPDGVNYVNDSEFAEIIPNEKVVIRHISEPRFTLTISLTNSAKGTLVLWNQEFDNAEVAEQVAHIVIPSNEQNLDRLTEEVCGK, encoded by the coding sequence ATGAAAACATTCAGTACTTCTCGTGAAATCCCATCTCTTCCAGGGAATATTTTCGCCGCAATCAGCCATCCTGAAAGACTTGCAAAATGGTGGGGGCCTGCTGGATTCACCAATACTTTTAGCCAGTTTCAATTTATAACCGGAGGGAAATGGTCATTTATAATGCATGGGCCTGATGGTGTAAATTATGTAAATGATTCGGAATTTGCTGAGATTATTCCAAACGAAAAAGTTGTCATCAGGCATATTTCAGAACCCAGGTTTACTTTGACCATCTCTCTTACAAATTCTGCGAAAGGCACCCTGGTTCTGTGGAATCAGGAATTTGACAATGCTGAAGTCGCTGAACAGGTAGCACATATAGTTATACCAAGTAATGAACAAAACCTTGACAGACTTACAGAAGAAGTTTGTGGGAAATAA
- the menC gene encoding o-succinylbenzoate synthase, protein MKIDRIELRHIRMVLVSPFVTSMGTEYDEEHIIVRVDGEGVTGWGESVAEGTPFYSYETVTTAWHILEDFLIPSILGKDLKDVDEAIGLYSKVRGHMMAKAGIEAALWDAFAKSKGISLSKMLGGTRDKVNVGVSIGIQSSENELIKKVEGYLAEGYGRIKIKISPGLDIQFVQALRKNFPDIMLQVDANSAYTLEDVELFKKMDDYNLSLIEQPLGYEDIFDHSKLQKQIRTTLCLDESIHSLDDTRAAIELKSCGIINIKPGRVGGFTESKLIHDYCASMNIPVWHGGMLESGIGRAGNVALASLPNFTLPGDISASKRYYKEDIVDPEFVVNPDGTMDVPVKPGIGVDVNMPMLEKVTVKKKEFRVL, encoded by the coding sequence ATGAAAATTGACAGAATCGAACTCCGACATATCAGGATGGTCCTGGTAAGTCCATTTGTCACCTCCATGGGGACCGAATATGACGAAGAGCACATCATTGTAAGGGTAGATGGCGAAGGTGTAACCGGATGGGGCGAAAGTGTAGCCGAGGGTACACCCTTTTATTCCTATGAAACCGTAACAACAGCCTGGCATATACTCGAAGATTTCCTGATTCCGTCGATACTCGGGAAGGACCTGAAAGATGTGGATGAGGCGATTGGATTGTATTCCAAGGTGAGAGGGCATATGATGGCCAAAGCCGGGATTGAAGCTGCTCTTTGGGATGCTTTTGCCAAATCGAAGGGAATTTCCCTATCAAAGATGCTGGGTGGCACCCGTGATAAAGTGAATGTAGGAGTAAGTATTGGAATACAATCGTCGGAGAATGAGCTGATTAAAAAAGTGGAAGGTTACCTGGCCGAAGGGTATGGAAGAATCAAGATCAAGATTTCCCCGGGGCTGGATATACAATTTGTGCAGGCACTCAGGAAGAATTTCCCGGATATTATGCTGCAGGTAGATGCCAATTCGGCCTATACCCTGGAGGATGTTGAACTCTTTAAAAAGATGGATGATTACAATCTTTCTTTGATTGAGCAACCGCTGGGTTATGAAGATATCTTTGACCATTCCAAACTGCAGAAGCAGATAAGGACTACCCTATGCCTGGATGAAAGCATTCATTCGCTGGATGATACGAGGGCAGCCATTGAGTTAAAAAGCTGTGGTATTATCAATATCAAACCCGGGCGTGTGGGAGGTTTTACTGAATCCAAACTGATCCATGATTACTGTGCATCCATGAATATTCCGGTATGGCATGGAGGAATGCTTGAATCAGGCATTGGCCGTGCAGGCAATGTAGCCCTTGCCAGTCTGCCCAATTTCACCCTGCCCGGTGATATTTCTGCCAGCAAGCGCTATTACAAGGAAGACATTGTAGATCCTGAATTTGTTGTAAATCCTGATGGAACGATGGATGTTCCTGTAAAACCGGGGATTGGAGTGGATGTAAATATGCCGATGCTGGAGAAGGTAACGGTAAAGAAGAAGGAGTTCAGGGTTTTGTAG
- a CDS encoding NAD(P)H-hydrate dehydratase encodes MKIFPVGIVREADAYTIAHEPVASIDLMERAASRCYDWILRKLSGRTPRFYIFCGPGNNGGDGLALARMLHDISFEVQVCIPSDKEKYSPDFSINLKKLKCLDLEPVFLQDGLHFSPEPGDIIIDALFGSGLSKSVEGIEREVINHINKLQAIVISIDIPSGLFADKAIRPGASVVHADYTLSFQFPKLSFFLSENELLVGDWVVLPIGLHEEFIRNQACNHYFLTKQDIREIIKPRKRFSHKGTYGHALLIAGSHGKIGAAILSSKSCLRSGVGLLTTHVPVCGYEILQSTVHEAMISVDPGQNDCSRIPDLSPYSAIGAGPGLGRSREAHNTIRLLLQEAKVPLVLDADALNILAEQKTWQAFIPAGSILTPHPKEFERLAGKWNNGFELLDLLGDYALRQKVYIILKGAFTIICTPGGNYFFNPTGNPGMATGGSGDVLTGLLTGLLAQNYSPLDACLLGVYLHGHAGDLASLKTGQEALLAGDIINHIGPAFQDTIYDSE; translated from the coding sequence ATCAAGATTTTCCCTGTCGGAATAGTAAGAGAGGCTGATGCCTATACAATAGCCCATGAACCAGTTGCATCCATTGATTTAATGGAAAGGGCAGCCAGCCGATGTTACGATTGGATTCTTCGAAAGTTATCAGGCCGAACGCCCAGGTTCTATATTTTCTGTGGTCCGGGGAATAATGGTGGCGATGGTCTGGCATTGGCGAGGATGCTCCATGATATTTCATTTGAGGTCCAGGTATGTATTCCATCAGACAAAGAAAAATACTCCCCTGATTTTAGCATTAACCTAAAAAAGCTTAAATGTTTGGACCTTGAACCTGTATTTCTGCAGGATGGACTACACTTTTCACCCGAACCAGGGGATATTATCATTGATGCACTTTTCGGATCAGGACTTTCCAAATCGGTTGAAGGCATCGAAAGAGAGGTAATTAATCATATCAACAAATTACAGGCAATTGTGATTTCCATTGATATCCCTTCCGGGTTATTTGCCGATAAAGCCATCAGACCGGGAGCTTCTGTAGTTCATGCTGATTATACATTAAGTTTCCAGTTCCCGAAATTATCCTTCTTTCTCAGTGAGAATGAACTCCTTGTGGGTGATTGGGTGGTTCTGCCTATTGGATTGCATGAAGAATTTATCAGGAATCAGGCTTGCAATCATTATTTCCTCACAAAGCAGGATATTCGGGAGATCATAAAACCAAGGAAACGTTTTTCTCATAAAGGAACCTATGGCCATGCGCTGCTGATTGCCGGAAGCCATGGGAAAATAGGTGCAGCTATTCTCTCTTCCAAATCATGCCTTCGATCCGGAGTGGGGTTACTCACCACTCATGTGCCGGTTTGTGGATATGAGATTCTGCAATCAACAGTACATGAAGCAATGATATCAGTGGATCCGGGACAAAACGACTGTTCCAGGATACCGGATCTGTCGCCCTACTCCGCCATTGGAGCAGGGCCGGGACTCGGACGATCCAGGGAAGCGCATAATACCATCCGTTTGTTATTGCAGGAAGCCAAAGTGCCCCTGGTATTGGATGCAGATGCACTGAACATCCTGGCGGAACAAAAAACCTGGCAAGCATTTATCCCGGCAGGAAGTATCCTTACCCCGCATCCAAAGGAATTTGAAAGGCTCGCAGGAAAATGGAACAATGGATTTGAGCTACTGGATCTTCTGGGTGATTATGCTTTACGACAAAAAGTTTATATCATTCTCAAGGGGGCATTTACCATCATTTGTACCCCCGGAGGAAATTATTTCTTCAACCCAACCGGTAATCCCGGGATGGCCACGGGGGGAAGCGGCGATGTATTAACCGGACTCCTTACAGGATTGCTTGCCCAAAATTATTCTCCACTGGATGCCTGCCTCCTGGGCGTATATCTTCATGGACATGCAGGTGACCTGGCAAGCCTTAAAACCGGGCAGGAAGCCCTTCTGGCAGGAGATATCATCAACCATATTGGACCCGCTTTCCAGGATACCATTTATGATTCTGAATAA
- the hydE gene encoding [FeFe] hydrogenase H-cluster radical SAM maturase HydE: MQPSVKEILDSGDFSRENLITLLGCAKEERELIFERGAAVKKEYVGNKVYFRGLVELSNICSKNCYYCGIRRGNKVVDRYFVTDDEVLEAARFALDEGYGSMVIQSGERTDKVFTGKVTNLLQKIKQLSSGKLGITLSMGEQSEETFRQWFEAGAHRYLLRIESSNPELYYRIHPRDSHHDFEYRLRSLKLLREIGYNVGTGVMIGLPFQTLDDLANDLLFFKELDIDMAGMGPYIEHKDTPLYEFRNQLIPKSERFYLSLKMVALLRIMMKDINIAATTAMQTLDKQGREKALKVGANIIMPNLTPVKYREGYLLYEDKPCINEEASECRNCLEARIHIAGDEIGFGEWGDSKHFAARKVKG; encoded by the coding sequence ATGCAACCCTCCGTTAAGGAAATACTTGATTCCGGCGATTTTTCCAGGGAAAATCTTATCACATTACTTGGCTGTGCAAAGGAAGAGCGCGAGCTGATTTTTGAGAGAGGGGCAGCCGTGAAGAAAGAATATGTTGGCAATAAGGTTTATTTCAGAGGGTTGGTTGAATTATCCAATATCTGCTCAAAGAACTGCTATTACTGTGGAATCAGAAGAGGTAACAAAGTGGTTGACAGGTATTTCGTAACTGATGATGAAGTGCTGGAAGCAGCCCGTTTTGCCCTGGATGAAGGATATGGTTCAATGGTGATTCAATCCGGGGAACGAACAGATAAAGTGTTCACCGGCAAAGTCACAAACCTTCTTCAAAAAATAAAACAGTTGTCATCAGGTAAGCTGGGAATCACCCTTTCGATGGGGGAGCAATCCGAAGAAACCTTCAGGCAGTGGTTTGAAGCTGGGGCCCACAGGTATTTGCTCCGTATTGAATCTTCAAACCCTGAATTGTATTACAGGATTCATCCGAGGGATTCACATCATGACTTCGAATACAGGCTCCGTTCCCTGAAGTTGCTCCGTGAAATAGGATATAATGTAGGTACAGGGGTGATGATCGGACTTCCGTTCCAAACCCTAGATGACCTTGCCAATGACCTTCTCTTTTTTAAGGAATTGGATATAGATATGGCGGGGATGGGACCCTATATTGAACATAAGGATACACCTCTTTATGAATTCAGGAATCAACTGATTCCTAAATCCGAAAGGTTTTATCTTAGTCTTAAAATGGTTGCTCTACTCCGGATCATGATGAAGGATATTAATATTGCAGCGACAACTGCAATGCAGACACTTGATAAACAAGGCCGGGAAAAAGCCTTAAAGGTGGGAGCCAATATTATTATGCCCAATCTTACCCCGGTGAAATACAGGGAAGGCTACCTGCTTTATGAGGATAAACCCTGCATTAATGAAGAAGCCAGTGAGTGCAGGAACTGCCTCGAAGCCCGCATCCATATTGCCGGCGATGAAATTGGATTTGGCGAATGGGGAGACTCAAAGCATTTTGCAGCACGAAAGGTAAAGGGTTGA
- the rlmD gene encoding 23S rRNA (uracil(1939)-C(5))-methyltransferase RlmD, with product MPRRPYPLLENVTILDAGSEGKAVARVNEMVVFVPYAVPGDIVDIQVVAKKKKFFEGKITRFEKYSDRRIEAFCSHFGTCGGCKWQIMPYEDQLKFKQKQVEDAFSRIGRFEFPAIRNILGSPLTTYYRNKLEFTFSNRRWLDKEDMNLPAEERQMNALGFHIPQLFDRILDIDHCYLQPEPSNLIRLAARDFALENKLDFYDARTHEGFLRNLLVRNTTTGKLMVIVVFARNDKESVKSFMSFLGKKFPEITSLLYVINTKHNDVITDQEILHWAGDPFIMEEMPAPLEKGRTLKFKIGPISFYQTNPIQAWHLYKAAFDFAGLKGNEVVYDLYCGTGTISNFIAPYASKVVGVEYIESAIEDANQNSLLNGINNTWFFAGDLAKVLNESFVRVNGRPDVIITDPPRSGMHEKVIDQLLEIGAEKVVYVSCNPATQARDIALLISKYEVVDIQPVDMFPHTHHVENVALLRLRQNVIVD from the coding sequence ATGCCACGACGCCCATACCCTCTGCTTGAAAATGTAACAATACTTGATGCCGGTTCTGAAGGGAAAGCAGTAGCCAGGGTGAATGAGATGGTGGTTTTTGTGCCCTATGCCGTACCGGGCGATATTGTTGATATACAGGTTGTAGCAAAGAAAAAGAAGTTTTTTGAAGGCAAAATCACACGATTTGAAAAATATTCAGACCGAAGGATAGAAGCCTTCTGCAGTCACTTTGGAACTTGTGGAGGCTGTAAATGGCAGATCATGCCCTATGAAGACCAGTTGAAATTCAAACAAAAGCAGGTAGAGGATGCTTTCAGCAGGATTGGAAGGTTTGAATTTCCTGCTATCAGGAATATTCTTGGCTCACCTTTAACTACCTACTACAGGAATAAACTGGAGTTTACCTTTTCAAACCGCCGGTGGCTGGATAAGGAGGATATGAATCTGCCTGCAGAGGAACGGCAGATGAATGCCCTGGGATTTCATATTCCCCAGTTATTTGACAGAATATTAGATATTGATCATTGTTACCTTCAACCGGAACCGTCGAATTTAATCCGGCTGGCTGCCAGGGATTTTGCGCTGGAGAATAAGCTTGATTTTTATGATGCCCGCACCCATGAAGGCTTCCTGAGAAACCTGCTGGTGAGGAACACAACTACAGGCAAACTGATGGTTATTGTTGTATTTGCAAGGAATGATAAAGAATCTGTTAAATCATTCATGAGTTTCCTGGGGAAGAAATTCCCTGAAATAACTTCATTGCTTTACGTGATCAATACCAAACATAATGATGTGATCACCGACCAGGAAATTCTCCATTGGGCAGGGGATCCATTTATTATGGAAGAGATGCCCGCACCCCTTGAGAAAGGCAGGACGCTGAAATTTAAAATTGGACCCATCTCTTTTTATCAAACCAATCCAATACAGGCATGGCATCTTTATAAGGCTGCTTTTGACTTTGCCGGGCTCAAAGGGAATGAGGTAGTGTATGACCTTTATTGCGGTACCGGAACGATTAGCAATTTTATTGCACCCTATGCCAGTAAAGTTGTAGGTGTGGAATATATTGAATCAGCAATTGAGGATGCCAACCAGAATTCCTTGCTGAATGGGATCAATAATACCTGGTTTTTTGCCGGGGACCTCGCGAAAGTGCTGAATGAATCATTCGTTCGTGTAAATGGTCGTCCGGATGTAATAATAACCGATCCACCCCGTTCCGGAATGCATGAAAAAGTGATTGATCAGCTCCTGGAAATTGGTGCTGAAAAAGTAGTGTATGTGAGTTGCAACCCGGCAACCCAGGCAAGGGATATTGCACTCTTAATTTCAAAATATGAAGTAGTAGATATTCAGCCGGTTGACATGTTTCCACATACCCATCATGTTGAAAATGTTGCCTTACTCAGACTTCGTCAGAATGTGATTGTCGATTAA
- a CDS encoding shikimate kinase — MKIFLVGYMGSGKSSLGPLLADALGIAFIDLDKSFELKYKISIPVFFEKYGEKHFRTIEKELLVKLSSQDEFVMATGGGTPCHESNMVFMNQQGTTIYLKMPIELLLKRLQKSPAKRPVLTKFMEGNFEKEVTEHLKQREEYYQQAQLIIDSPAPDPKKIASLILNRQSHSDEV, encoded by the coding sequence ATGAAAATATTCCTTGTCGGTTATATGGGTAGCGGGAAGAGCAGTCTGGGTCCCTTGTTGGCTGATGCTCTGGGTATTGCTTTCATTGACCTTGACAAATCCTTTGAGCTGAAATATAAGATCAGTATTCCAGTTTTTTTCGAAAAGTATGGAGAAAAGCATTTCCGGACTATTGAGAAGGAACTCCTGGTGAAGCTATCATCACAGGATGAATTCGTCATGGCAACGGGAGGTGGGACCCCTTGCCATGAGAGTAATATGGTTTTTATGAATCAACAAGGAACTACGATCTATCTAAAAATGCCTATTGAACTCTTGCTGAAGCGGCTACAAAAATCTCCGGCCAAACGCCCCGTTCTGACAAAATTCATGGAAGGAAACTTTGAGAAAGAGGTAACCGAACACCTCAAGCAGCGGGAAGAATACTACCAACAGGCTCAACTCATTATTGATTCTCCGGCCCCTGACCCAAAAAAGATTGCTTCATTAATTCTTAATCGACAATCACATTCTGACGAAGTCTGA